From one Brachypodium distachyon strain Bd21 chromosome 4, Brachypodium_distachyon_v3.0, whole genome shotgun sequence genomic stretch:
- the LOC100844610 gene encoding citrate-binding protein yields MASLLPSPSMLICLLLAATVAAAAMTTTQQLDEAGGGGGGNPTAGFVKVDLTAGNFQVQSPYNVPESQRYSYRDGVRQFWVRETDKPFNTATHTNPRTEVRLRGHDYSKGVWQFEGYGYVPSGTSGVSVMQIHCEEGAAHATILMLHVYDGVLRFYDGQAVEKDIYDRWFRLNVVHDADRSAVTVYVDGERRFAAGVIPSRSYYFKFGVYMQHRDQSPCMESRWTNVTVLTKA; encoded by the exons ATGGCTTCTCTTCTGCCAAGCCCGTCGATGCTGATTTGTCTCCTGCTGGCGGCCACcgtggcagcagcggcgatGACGACGACCCAACAACTGGATGAagcgggtggcggcggaggagggaacCCGACGGCGGGGTTCGTGAAGGTAGATCTCACCGCCGGGAACTTCCAGGTGCAGAGCCCCTACAACGTGCCGGAGAGCCAGCGGTACAGCTATCGCGACGGTGTCCGGCAGTTCTGGGTGCGCGAAACCGACAAGCCCTTCAACACCGCCACTCACACCAACCCCCGCACTGAAGTCAGGCTCAGG GGTCACGACTACTCGAAGGGGGTGTGGCAGTTCGAGGGCTACGGCTACGTCCCTTCCGGCACGTCGGGCGTGTCGGTGATGCAGATCCACTGCGAGGAAGGCGCGGCGCACGCGACGATCCTGATGCTGCACGTCTACGACGGCGTGCTCCGGTTCTACGACGGGCaggccgtggagaaggacATTTACGACCGGTGGTTCCGGCTGAACGTCGTGCACGACGCCGACAGGTCCGCCGTCACCGTGTACGTTGACGGGGAGCGGAGGTTCGCCGCCGGCGTGATTCCCAGCCGCTCCTACTACTTCAAGTTCGGGGTCTACATGCAGCACCGTGACCAGTCGCCGTGCATGGAGTCGCGCTGGACCAACGTCACCGTCCTCACCAAGGCTTAG
- the LOC100832597 gene encoding probable mediator of RNA polymerase II transcription subunit 26c isoform X1 — protein MDAEGRLRRALAAFGGGVEGVWELVDAALASAPPAELRARRDGIVERLYAAGSRCRNCDAVPQLARQPAAAAAAALSPEEDADVDGLGEDEEEADDDEAAGAESKILAIRDFLEDPDQSEDELVSLLQNLADMDITYKALQDTDIGRHVNSLRKHPSGEVRQLVKLLVRKWKEIVDGWVRLHNSGGDGGSSILTDGDSPEKTQGKSYQNAQVSDFKYSPSPQRHNGLSSDRSSNNNGFETTMERHRASPAPSYNQTKQNSSNNYSTTSSAPPRTMREQKDNNLDLEKLDSARKRLHENYQEAQNAKKQRTMQVLDIHDIPKPKNRNTFIRKGGGGGLPGRHR, from the exons atGGACGCCGAGGGCCGGCTCCGGCGCGCGCTGGCCGCCTTCGGGGGCGGGGTTGAGGGCGTGTGGGAGCTCGTGGACGCGGCGCTCgcctcggcgccgcccgccgagctccgcgcgcgccgcgACGGCATCGTGGAGCGGCTCTACGCCGCCGGGTCCCGGTGCCGCAACTGCGACGCCGTCCCGCAGCTGGCGCGTCagccggctgcggcggcggcggcggcgttgtctccggaggaggacgcggaCGTGGACGGGctcggcgaggacgaggaggaggccgacgacgacgaggccgccggcgccgagagCAAGATCCTGGCCATCAGGGACTTCTTGGAGGACCCCGACCAG TCGGAGGACGAGCTGGTGAGCTTGCTTCAGAACCTGGCAGACATGGACATCACCTACAAGGCTCTCCAG GACACAGACATCGGCCGGCATGTGAATAGCCTGCGCAAGCACCCATCAGGAGAAGTCCGGCAGTTGGTGAAGCTGCTCGTCAG GAAATGGAAAGAAATAGTGGATGGCTGGGTGCGGCTCCACAACTCCGGTGGTGATGGTGGCAGCTCAATCCTAA CTGATGGTGACTCACCCGAGAAGACCCAAGGCAAAAGCTACCAAAATGCTCAG GTTTCGGACTTCAAGTATTCGCCCAGCCCCCAGAGGCACA ATGGTTTGAGTTCAGACAGGTCTAGCAATAACAATGGTTTCGAGACGACAATGGAGAGGCATAGAGCAAGCCCTGCGCCCTCATATAATCAGACGAAGCAGAACAGCAGCAATAACTATTCAACTACGTCATCTGCTCCACCT AGGACGATGAGGGAGCAGAAGGATAATAATTTGGATCTTGAGAAGCTCGACTCTGCCAGAAAGAGGCTTCATGAAAATTACCAGGAAGCACAAAACG CGAAAAAACAGAGGACAATGCAAGTGCTGGACATCCACGACATACCCAAGCCAAAAAATAGGAACACCTTCATCCGCaaaggcggcggaggcggcctcCCTGGAAGACATCGGTGA
- the LOC100845227 gene encoding exocyst complex component EXO70B1, translating into MDSRSQAPQKSSSFSSAQKAAPREVDRNLSLGSLRHPHGGAGAGGDLRGGGYHPSASTEQIREEDEEAEEEEEDRNSPGVSALSGEVDAFVSGDLSVPESSLERFAAAVELQISRSEAKVRGGGGGGAGDRLGVVDAANGEPPALLAAIARLAALSSALAKVADPGKYGGAAQRVGGVMQRAMAVLDDEFHALLDLPKKDTCKLMRRPPSFEQQQQQQATHEADRCVLRAPPPSAAAADSCAAEPAPPYPPETVDRLRCIADAMASAGRATECAQMFLAARRSAFDGSLRHLGYEKPGSAEDVARMTWEALESEIATWIKAFRHAINVGLSTEHDLCLRVFSSGVGRAVFADLARCVMLQMLGFTDAVAATKRSAERLFKVLDMYEAVRDASPVVDAFFLSDSGDSNNALSDLKSEIAAVRSRLGESAVAMFRELESSIRADAGRQPVPGGAVHPLTRYVMNYLKYTCEYNATLEQVFRDHAGHGAAHGPDSSSSENNNPFAAQLMDVMELLHSNLEGKSRLYKDPALSSIFLMNNGRYMLQKIRGSPETNAVLGEAWARKQSTSLRQYHKNYQRETWSRVLTLLRDDGVLTVKGHVQKPMLKERFKQFNAAMDEIQRTQGAWVVSDEQLQSELRVSIAAVVVPAYRSFLGRFGQTFSAGRQAEKYVKLSAEDLEGIIDELFDGNPSSMSRRRT; encoded by the coding sequence ATGGACAGCCGGAGCCAGGCACCCCAGAAGTCGAGCAGCTTCTCGTCGGCGCAGAAGGCCGCCCCGCGGGAGGTCGACCGCAACCTCTCCCTCGGCTCCCTCCGCCACCcccatggcggcgccggcgccgggggcgaCCTCAGGGGCGGCGGCTACCACCCTTCTGCCTCCACGGAGCAGATccgggaggaggacgaggaggcggaagaagaagaagaagaccgcAACTCGCCCGGCGTCTCCGCGCTCTCCGGGGAGGTCGatgccttcgtctccggcgaccTGAGCGTCCCGGAGTCCTCCCTCGAgcggttcgccgccgccgtcgagctgCAGATCTCGCGGTCCGAGGCCAaggtccgcggcggcggcggcggcggcgcgggagatCGGTTGGGGGTCGTCGACGCGGCTAATGGCGAGCCCCCCGCCCTgctcgccgccatcgcccgTCTCGCCGCGCTGTCCTCCGCACTGGCGAAGGTCGCCGATCCCGGGAAgtacggcggcgcggcgcagaGGGTAGGCGGCGTGATGCAGCGGGCCATGGCGGTGCTCGATGACGAGTTCCACGCGCTTCTGGACCTGCCCAAGAAGGACACCTGCAAGCTCatgcgccgcccgccgtccttcgagcagcagcagcagcagcaggcgacGCACGAGGCCGACCGCTGCGTGCTCCgggcgccgcctccctccgcggcggccgcggacagctgcgccgccgagcccgcgccgccgtacCCGCCGGAGACGGTGGACCGGCTGCGCTGCATCGCGGACGCCATGGCGTCCGCCGGCCGCGCCACGGAGTGCGCCCAGATGttcctcgccgcccgccgcagCGCCTTCGACGGCTCGCTCCGGCATCTCGGGTACGAGAAGCCGGGCAGCGCGGAGGACGTGGCAAGGATGACGTGGGAGGCCCTGGAGTCGGAGATCGCCACGTGGATCAAGGCCTTCCGCCACGCCATCAACGTGGGCCTCTCCACGGAGCACGACCTCTGCCTCCGcgtcttctcctccggcgTGGGCCGGGCCGTGTTCGCGGACCTGGCCCGGTGCGTGATGCTGCAGATGTTGGGCTTCACGGACGCCGTGGCCGCCACGAAGCGCTCCGCCGAGCGGCTCTTCAAGGTGCTCGACATGTACGAGGCCGTCCGCGACGCCTCCCCCGTCGTCgacgccttcttcctctccgacTCCGGCGACTCCAACAACGCTCTATCCGACCTCAAGTCAGAAATCGCCGCCGTCcgctccaggctgggcgagtcCGCCGTGGCCATGTTCCGCGAGCTGGAGAGCTCCAtccgcgccgacgccggccggCAGCCCGTGCCAGGCGGCGCCGTGCACCCGCTCACCCGCTACGTCATGAACTACCTCAAGTACACCTGCGAGTACAACGCCACCCTCGAGCAAGTCTTCCGCGACcacgccggccatggcgccgcccaCGGCCCagactcctcctcctccgaaaACAACAACCCTTTCGCGGCGCAGCTGATGGACGTCATGGAGCTCCTCCACAGCAACCTAGAAGGCAAATCGCGGCTCTACAAGGACCCGGCACTCAGCAGCATCTTCCTGATGAACAACGGGCGCTACATGCTGCAGAAGATCCGGGGCTCGCCGGAGACGAACGCCGTGCTAGGGGAAGCCTGGGCGAGGAAGCAGTCGACTTCCCTCCGGCAGTACCACAAGAACTACCAGCGGGAGACGTGGAGCCGGGTGCTGACGCTGCTGCGGGACGACGGCGTGCTGACGGTGAAGGGCCACGTGCAGAAGCCGATGCTCAAGGAGCGGTTCAAGCAGTTCAACGCCGCCATGGACGAGATCCAGCGGACGCAGGGCGCCTGGGTGGTCAGCGACGAGCAGCTGCAGTCGGAGCTCAGGgtctccatcgccgccgtcgtcgtgccGGCGTACCGGTCGTTCCTCGGGAGGTTTGGGCAGACGTTTAGTGCCGGGAGGCAGGCGGAGAAGTACGTCAAGCTCAGCGCGGAGGACCTTGAAGGGATCATCGATGAGCTCTTCGACGGGAACCCTTCGTCCATGAGCAGGAGAAGGACATGA
- the LOC100832597 gene encoding probable mediator of RNA polymerase II transcription subunit 26c isoform X2, which produces MDAEGRLRRALAAFGGGVEGVWELVDAALASAPPAELRARRDGIVERLYAAGSRCRNCDAVPQLARQPAAAAAAALSPEEDADVDGLGEDEEEADDDEAAGAESKILAIRDFLEDPDQSEDELVSLLQNLADMDITYKALQDTDIGRHVNSLRKHPSGEVRQLVKLLVRKWKEIVDGWVRLHNSGGDGGSSILTDGDSPEKTQGKSYQNAQVSDFKYSPSPQRHNRSSNNNGFETTMERHRASPAPSYNQTKQNSSNNYSTTSSAPPRTMREQKDNNLDLEKLDSARKRLHENYQEAQNAKKQRTMQVLDIHDIPKPKNRNTFIRKGGGGGLPGRHR; this is translated from the exons atGGACGCCGAGGGCCGGCTCCGGCGCGCGCTGGCCGCCTTCGGGGGCGGGGTTGAGGGCGTGTGGGAGCTCGTGGACGCGGCGCTCgcctcggcgccgcccgccgagctccgcgcgcgccgcgACGGCATCGTGGAGCGGCTCTACGCCGCCGGGTCCCGGTGCCGCAACTGCGACGCCGTCCCGCAGCTGGCGCGTCagccggctgcggcggcggcggcggcgttgtctccggaggaggacgcggaCGTGGACGGGctcggcgaggacgaggaggaggccgacgacgacgaggccgccggcgccgagagCAAGATCCTGGCCATCAGGGACTTCTTGGAGGACCCCGACCAG TCGGAGGACGAGCTGGTGAGCTTGCTTCAGAACCTGGCAGACATGGACATCACCTACAAGGCTCTCCAG GACACAGACATCGGCCGGCATGTGAATAGCCTGCGCAAGCACCCATCAGGAGAAGTCCGGCAGTTGGTGAAGCTGCTCGTCAG GAAATGGAAAGAAATAGTGGATGGCTGGGTGCGGCTCCACAACTCCGGTGGTGATGGTGGCAGCTCAATCCTAA CTGATGGTGACTCACCCGAGAAGACCCAAGGCAAAAGCTACCAAAATGCTCAG GTTTCGGACTTCAAGTATTCGCCCAGCCCCCAGAGGCACA ACAGGTCTAGCAATAACAATGGTTTCGAGACGACAATGGAGAGGCATAGAGCAAGCCCTGCGCCCTCATATAATCAGACGAAGCAGAACAGCAGCAATAACTATTCAACTACGTCATCTGCTCCACCT AGGACGATGAGGGAGCAGAAGGATAATAATTTGGATCTTGAGAAGCTCGACTCTGCCAGAAAGAGGCTTCATGAAAATTACCAGGAAGCACAAAACG CGAAAAAACAGAGGACAATGCAAGTGCTGGACATCCACGACATACCCAAGCCAAAAAATAGGAACACCTTCATCCGCaaaggcggcggaggcggcctcCCTGGAAGACATCGGTGA
- the LOC100844306 gene encoding nucleolar protein 6 — translation MASADYSLDRKLSALLTEARPSAASLRAAGEAADAVAALVKSVPPQQANPTAASGFVADLGLLAEAHKLAFDFRAPEVVRLAGSHAAGGSVARPDVAADLLVRLPKECFHEKDFLNHRYHVKRCLYLCVIEKSLLSSPLICKVSWSTFQDEARKPILHVYPATEIAELPGFYVRIIPTASSLFDVSKLNLSTRNNVRAYTKDGINQPTPKYNSSILEDMFLEENAESISSTFANWKNLQEALVLLKVWARQRTSIYTHDCLNGYLISAVLVFLTMDSGGSIINRSMTTRQIFRVAINFFATSKMWPKGLVMQPMKKRTITKEDIAHLLKTFDVVICDVSGHVNLAFRMKKTAFLELQDEAASALNCLDKCRDGGLEELFMTKVDFGAKFDSCVRINLKGNSKVTALSFCLDDESWRVLENNVQSLLQQGLTDRTKMIRVLWRSTPSEWNIKDGFSKFGSSPVIVGIMLSSLEKSYRLVDIGPNPENRDEAVKFRKFWGEKAELRRFKDGVIAESTVWETEPWKRHTIVKRIADYVLTKHLLLQKEDLVHVVDQLDFCLLVAGQDPVSSSGDLLIAFDTLSKQLRLLDDVPLKISTVQPLDPAFRHTSVFPPEPHPLAYEKSSQRLPNFAATCVRSLEVMIQLEGSGNWPLDPVAMEKTKSAFLLRIGESLEGRGMFVTASEDEVNVFTSGYSFLLKIFHERGLVQKQAGDVNTQSAPSEDKELFLRSQHSSMINGLHGRYQVYGPVVRLAKRWMSAHLFSSFISEEAVELFVAYLFLKPFPFHAPSSRVVGFLRFLRLLSSFDWTFTPMVVDINNDFNLKDEKDINENFMLSRKSYEQNPHDVEPAMFLATSYDKASEAWTKHSPSKSVLKRMAAYAKSSAELLTNLIIHGQSGQYTWECLFRTPLSNYDAVVLLHQEKLCRPHHVLFPAETPNGKLVIRGNPSNSFHPYMSLNSTVMRSLHDARDKLLVNFDPTAYFLRDLKCAFPVTFKLWYDSNGGDAVGLTWENSKKRGRDEADEAMPDPTSILKEVGDVGKGLVRGVYLLKAPKLQ, via the exons ATGGCCTCCGCCGACTACTCCCTCGACCGCAAGCTCTCGGCGCTCCTCACCGAGGCGCggccgagcgccgcctcgctccgcgccgccggagAGGCGGCCGACGCCGTCGCGGCGCTCGTCAAGAGCGTGCCCCCGCAGCAGGCGAATCCCACGGCCGCCTCCGGGTTCGTGGCGGACCTGGGCCTACTCGCGGAGGCACACAAGCTGGCGTTCGACTTCCGTGCCCCGGAGGTGGTGCGGCTCGCCGGGAGCCacgcggccggcggctccgTCGCCAGGCccgacgtcgccgccgacctcctcgTCCGCTTGCCCAAG GAATGCTTCCATGAAAAGGATTTCCTGAATCATCGGTACCATGTAAAGAGGTGCCTTTACCTCTGTGTCATTGAGAAGAGcttgctttcttctcctttaaTATGTAAGGTTTCATGGTCCACCTTCCAAGACGAGGCACGGAAGCCTATTCTCCATGTATATCCAG CAACAGAAATTGCAGAACTTCCTGGGTTCTATGTCAGGATAATCCCGACTGCGAGCTCTTTGTTCGATGTCTCAAAGCTGAATCTGTCAACACGAAACAATGTCCGTGCATATACAAAAG ATGGCATAAACCAACCTACACCGAAATACAATAGCAGCATATTGGAGGATATGTTTCTGGAGGAAAATGCCGAATCTATCAGTAGCACCTTTGCAAACTGGAAAAACTTGCAAGAGGCATTGGTTTTACTGAAG GTTTGGGCACGTCAAAGAACTTCAATATATACACATGATTGCCTCAATGGATACTTAATATCTGCCGTGCTCGTGTTTCTTACTATGGACTCTGGAGGAAGCATAATTAATAGATCAATGACCACAAGACAAATTTTCCGTGTTGCAATCAATTTCTTTG CAACTTCTAAGATGTGGCCTAAGGGCTTGGTGATGCAGCCAATGAAGAAGCGTACAATCACCAAAGAG GACATTGCTCATCTCCTGAAAACATTTGATGTTGTCATATGTGATGTATCTGGCCACGTCAATCTGGCATTTCGGATGAAGAAAACAGCTTTTCTAGAG CTTCAAGATGAGGCAGCCAGCGCACTTAATTGCCTTGACAAATGCAGAGATGGTGGGTTAGAAGAGCTTTTTATGACTAAGGTTGATTTTGGTGCTAAGTTTGACTCATGTGTGAG GATAAACTTGAAGGGGAACTCCAAAGTTACTGCATTAAGCTTCTGCTTGGATGACGAATCTTGGCGAGTACTTGAAAACAATGTTCAGTCCTTGCTGCAACAAGGACTTACAGATAGAACAAAGATGATCCGTGTCCTGTGGAGAAGCACTCCTTCTGAATGGAATATAAAGGAT GGCTTCTCAAAATTTGGTAGCAGCCCGGTGATTGTTGGTATAATGCTTAGCTCGTTGGAGAAGAGTTATCGTCTTGTTGATATCGGTCCTAACCCTGAGAATCGTGATGAG GCTGTTAAATTTAGGAAATTTTGGGGAGAGAAAGCTGAACTCAGGAGGTTTAAAGATGGGGTTATTGCTGAAAGCACAG TTTGGGAAACAGAGCCTTGGAAGAGGCACACAATCGTGAAAAGAATTGCTGACTATGTGCTTACGAAGCATTTGCTATTGCAGAAGGAAGATTTGGTTCATGTTGTTGATCAGCTGGACTTTTGCCTCCTGGTTGCTGGCCAAG ATCCAGTGTCATCTTCTGGAGATTTGCTCATAGCCTTTGATACTTTATCTAAGCAGTTGCGTCTATTGGATGATGTTCCTCTTAAAATATCCACTGTGCAACCTCTAGACCCAG CTTTTAGGCACACTTCTGTGTTTCCTCCTGAACCTCATCCCTTGGCGTATGAAAAGAGTTCGCAGAGGCTGCCGAATTTTGCAGCGACTTGTGTTCGATCTTTGGAAGTCATGATTCAG CTAGAGGGATCTGGTAACTGGCCTTTGGATCCTGTAGCCATGGAGAAAACAAAGTCTGCGTTTCTTTTAAGAATTGGTGAAAG CCTGGAGGGTCGAGGAATGTTTGTTACAGCCAGTGAAGATGAGGTCAATGTTTTTACATCTGGATATTCATTCTTGCTCAAAATATTTCATGAAAGAGGTTTGGTGCAAAAGCAAG CTGGAGATGTTAACACACAAAGTGCTCCATCGGAAGACAAGGAGCTCTTTCTGCGGAGCCAGCACTCTAGTATGATCAATGGTCTGCATGGTCGATACCAGGTTTATGGGCCCGTAGTCAG GCTAGCAAAAAGGTGGATGTCTGCAcatcttttttcttcatttatcTCTGAGGAGGCAGTTGAACTGTTTGTCGCCTACCTATTTTTGAAGCCATTTCCATTCCATGCCCCTTCTTCGCGGGTTGTTGGGTTTCTTAG GTTCTTGCGGTTGCTATCCAGTTTTGACTGGACCTTTACACCCATGGTCGTCGACATAAATAATGACTTCAACCTGAAGGATGAGAAGGATATCAAT GAAAACTTTATGCTGAGCAGAAAATCTTATGAACAAAATCCTCATGATGTAGAGCCTGCGATGTTTCTGGCCACATCATATGATAAAGCATCTGAAGCTTGGACAAAACATTCACCAAGCAAGTCG GTTCTTAAACGGATGGCTGCTTATGCCAAAAGCAGCGCAGAACTGTTAACAAACCTTATAATTCATGGTCAATCAGGCCAATATACATGGGAG TGCCTCTTCCGGACACCTTTAAGCAATTATGATGCTGTTGTACTCCTCCATCAAGAGAAGCTTTGTCGTCCTCACCATGTTCTTTTTCCTGCCGAGACTCCTAATG GTAAGTTGGTAATCCGGGGTAATCCAAGTAATTCTTTCCACCCTTATATGTCACTCAATAGCACAGTTATGAGAAGCTTGCATGATGCACGAGATAAACTTTTGGTAAATTTTGACCCTACCGCATACTTCCTGCGTGACTTGAAG TGTGCATTCCCTGTGACCTTCAAGCTGTGGTATGATTCGAATGGAGGAGATGCAGTTGGTCTTACATGGGAGAACTCAAAG AAGCGTGGCAGAGATGAGGCTGATGAAGCCATGCCGGATCCAACATCTATACTCAAGGAGGTTGGAGATGTTGGTAAAGGATTGGTGAGGGGTGTATATCTCCTCAAAGCACCAAAGCTTCAGTAG
- the LOC100844919 gene encoding citrate-binding protein, which produces MASPCSSSSSGRRLLLLAGGDVVVALLLLCTAVGCAPDGSDLTAGFARMELQEGGFTVQSPYDVPVDRRYRYDAGTGVRTFVVYATDKPFNNVTATNPRTEARLPTYYYNHNSSSSPTTTTTTWQFEGHVYVPCGTSGASVVQIHNENGGTPATAMMLHVYNGTMRWYSGAEVERDVYDRWVRVNVVHDVEASTVAVYVDGEPKLAVAVVRSRSHYYKFGVYMQHHDVSPRMEARWRNVSIYTKPY; this is translated from the coding sequence ATGGCCTCTCCCTGTTCTTCTTCAAGCTCAGGCCGCCGTCTcctgctgctcgccggcggcgacgtcgtaGTGGCCTTGCTGCTCCTGTGCACGGCCGTGGGCTGCGCACCGGACGGCAGCGATCTCACCGCAGGGTTCGCCAGGATGGAGCTCCAGGAGGGCGGGTTCACGGTGCAGAGCCCCTACGACGTGCCGGTGGACCGGCGGTACCGCTAcgacgccggcaccggcgtccGGACCTTCGTGGTGTACGCCACCGACAAGCCGTTCAACAACGTCACCGCCACGAACCCACGCACCGAGGCCCGCCTCCCCACCTACTACTACAACCAcaactcctcctcgtctccaacgacgacgacgacgacgtggcAGTTCGAGGGCCACGTGTACGTGCCGTGCGGGACGTCGGGCGCGTCGGTGGTGCAGATCCACAACGAGAACGGCGGGACGCCTGCCACGGCGATGATGCTCCACGTGTACAATGGCACGATGCGGTGGTACAgcggggcggaggtggagagggaCGTGTATGACCGGTGGGTCCGGGTCAACGTGGTGCATGACGTGGAGGCGTCCACGGTGGCCGTGTACGTCGATGGGGAGCCCAAGTTGGCTGTGGCGGTGGTGCGGAGCAGGTCGCACTATTACAAGTTCGGCGTGTATATGCAGCACCACGACGTGTCGCCACGCATGGAGGCGCGCTGGAGAAATGTCTCCATCTACACCAAGCCCTATTAA